A window of Solanum stenotomum isolate F172 chromosome 3, ASM1918654v1, whole genome shotgun sequence contains these coding sequences:
- the LOC125858955 gene encoding uncharacterized protein LOC125858955: MEESSSFSAMAPPVFTGEKFHIWVVRMEAYLEALDLWEANEEGYEVLPLPGNLTMAHLNNHKDKKTKKSNAKACLLSTVSSIIFTRIMSLKSAKAIWDYLKAEYEVDDHIKGMQVLNLIRDSELQKIKESETIKEDSDTLISIENRVRLLGSDFKDLCTVEKILVTVPQRFEATITTLENTKDLSKITLAELLNSL, from the coding sequence atggaAGAAAGCTCAAGTTTCTCGGCAATGGCACCTCCTGTCTTCACTGGTGAAAAGTTTCACATATGGGTGGTGAGGATGGAAGCTTATCTCGAAGCTTTAGATCTTTGGGAGGCAAACGAGGAAGGCTATGAAGTTCTTCCGCTACCCGGAAACCTAACAATGGCTCATCTCAACAATCACAAGGACAAGAAAACTAAAAAATCTAATGCAAAGGCATGTCTCCTTTCAACAGTCTCTTCAATAATTTTCACTCGTATCATGTCTCTAAAATCAGCAAAAGCCATATGGGATTATCTTAAGGCAGAATATGAAGTAGATGATCATATCAAAGGTATGCAAGTGTTGAATCTCATTAGAGACTCTGAGTTACAGAAGATAAAAGAATCAGAAACCATCAAAGAAGACTCTGACACGCTTATAAGCATAGAAAACAGAGTAAGATTACTTGGTTCTGACTTTAAAGACTTGTGTACTGTTGAAAAGATTCTGGTTACTGTACCTCAAAGATTTGAAGCCACCATTACCACTTTGGAGAACACCAAGGATCTGTCAAAAATAACTTTGGCGGAATTATTGAATTCCTTGTAG